The DNA window TTTTAGCTTATAACCTGGCGAAGGAACAGCGGTTGAATTTTGGAGACGATATCCCAAGTGCTCTTCGCATTGCCAAGAAGAAACGCTGGAACAGCATTGAAGAGAAGCGAATCAGCCAAGAAAACGAGCTGCACGCTTATCTCAGCAAACTCATCCTGGCCGAGAAAGAGCGGTGAGGCTCACATCAGTCAGTCATGCGGATCTGTGTAGAGAATCTGAGCTGTAACATCtgtccgtctgtgtgtgtgtgttcagagagtTAGACGACAGCGTGAAGCAGTCCGACGACAGTCAGAACGGAGGCGAGATCAACAAGCTCAGATCCAAACACGTGAGACACGcattcaaacacacaaacatctcTGAACAGTGGATGCTTGATGaactgatgtcatttcctgtgctCTGTGCTGCTCCTGCAGGATAAATATTTGATGGAGATGGACGAGCTTTTCTCTCAAGTAGATGAGAAGAGGAAGGTATGGAGAGATCATGTCAGATGTTGTGATTAACATCTATCATTGGTCCAAATAACTGTATATTAAGCACCAGTGTGTTTGATTGGCTGTTGTGCAGAAGCGAGAGATCCCGGATTATCTGTGTGGGAAGATCAGTTTTGAGCTGATGAGAGAGCCCTGCATTACTCCTAGCGGCATCACCTACGATCGCAAGGACATCGAGGAGCATCTACAGGTGTGTGCACAAACACGCATCGCATTCGTGATCACCGTCATCTCAGTGGAGCTGGTTTGGCCAGTGCAACAATTCTGAGGCGCTCCGATTTCTGCCGGGTTTCTGTCTTTTATGTCCgattttttcttagttttttgaGTAATGTGACTTCTATGGAAGCCAATTTCCTCCaactgcaactttttatctcgcgattctgacttttttctcaaaattgggagatataaactaacaattgcgagatataaacttgcagctGCGagtaataaagtcagaattgtggtatataaacaattttttgtACGTTTGTACCTCGATTCTGaattttttcttagaattgcaagatataaactcacaattttgagaaataaagtcagaattttgggATATGAGctcacaatttagactttttttttttttttttttgcaattgcaagtttgtacctcacaattcagatttttttgtgagCTATAAAGTCCAGttctgaggagaaaaaaaagactATGTTCTCAGAATTACTAGTTTatacacaattctgagaaaaatatgtcagaattgtaagattaaaaaaatcacagttaccttttttaattttttattcattggtGGAAATGGGCTTTCATAGACTTCTTACTTTATAGAGGCTCAGGAAAATGATGCTGTTAATTGGTGAAAAATGACAGATTGGcggatcagatttttttttttttattcagaaaattattattattaaatacattatagtattttttttttgtcctttattttttttatttgtcttttagttttagtaactttagtacttcaatttaaacttttttcagTTAGCTGCCAAGACAATGTTCATCTTTTCATctaatattctattttatttaagtgCTATTTCAATTATCGTGTTTGGTGTCATTATTTACAACATCGAGCTCATAGGCTGTAGAAAtagatttcatatatatatatttttttatattctctgtttccatttaattttaattcaagtttgagtaagtttttttgtatgtttaggGTAGTATCACTAGGTTTCGAAGCGTTTAGTGAAGTATTCTCTCTCTGTAGCGTGTTGGCCATTTTGATCCAGTGACCCGCAGCCCGCTGACCCAGGATCAGCTGATCCCCAATCTGGCCATGAAGGAGGTGATCGATGCTTTCATCCTGGAGAACGGCTGGGTGGAGGactactgaacacacacacacacacacacacacacacacacactcgagcgGACCCCAGCGGTCTCCTCACGCCCAATCGAATCCTCTCTTGTATGTTCATGCACTTTAATCAGTGGAGCTTTGCTGTGGAGTATCTCACCTGCAGGAGTCACCTGACCCTCTTTCTCGCCATCTTTCGACTGTCCTTCTTTACCAGACAGAATAATCGCCCCGTCCTGCAGGTTTAGTTCGGACACTTGCTTTCAATCAGAAACATTGGCTAATGTTAGCTGCACGTTATGATGCTGTAATTTCTCATTGAATGTTAAAATAGCAACATTATTGATGACACTTCACTAATAATCATTCAGAGGAAACTTGCGcaggttggtgtgtgtgtgtg is part of the Carassius gibelio isolate Cgi1373 ecotype wild population from Czech Republic chromosome B24, carGib1.2-hapl.c, whole genome shotgun sequence genome and encodes:
- the stub1 gene encoding E3 ubiquitin-protein ligase CHIP; this encodes MASSPEKSSSAQELKEQGNRMFLSRKYQEAATCYSKAINRNPSVAVYYTNRALCYVKLQQYDKALADCKHALELDSQSVKAHFFLGQCQLELENYEEAIGNLQRAYNLAKEQRLNFGDDIPSALRIAKKKRWNSIEEKRISQENELHAYLSKLILAEKERELDDSVKQSDDSQNGGEINKLRSKHDKYLMEMDELFSQVDEKRKKREIPDYLCGKISFELMREPCITPSGITYDRKDIEEHLQRVGHFDPVTRSPLTQDQLIPNLAMKEVIDAFILENGWVEDY